One part of the Malus sylvestris chromosome 2, drMalSylv7.2, whole genome shotgun sequence genome encodes these proteins:
- the LOC126606028 gene encoding UDP-glycosyltransferase 91C1-like isoform X4, whose amino-acid sequence MESKDQKKLHIAMFPWLAYGHLMSYFEVSKFLAQKGHRISFISTPKNITRLRSSSFSPLIDFVELPLPTVDGLPESAESTSELPINKVPYLKKANDLLKPSVTHFIEHSGVNWIVHDFNCYWVPQVATQLGVNSVYFSVTNANSLAFGGPPSELLGNKRRRPEDFTVVPEWVDYPSNVAFKLHEVVSHWDCMDDEVSDFQRLAGSIQDCNFVTMRSCTEFESDAVSLLRKIYGKPVVPLGLLPPVSAPHQHGVADDRGDETWEVLRGWLENKKPNSVVYIAFGTEVTPSLELMHELAHGIEKSGLPFIWVVNNRPLVEGVLGADIIPPGFQTRVEDRGLVWRGWAPQLKILAHASIGGFLTHCGWSSVVEALRFGRVLILFSGAYSDQPLNARLMHDKRVGLEIPRDERDGSFTSDSVAELIRRVMVEKEGESIRSNAWAMKEIFGNLELNNTCLDEFTRVLETWPPSG is encoded by the exons ATGGAGAGCAAAGATCAGAAGAAACTTCACATAGCCATGTTCCCATGGCTAGCGTACGGCCACCTAATGTCATATTTCGAGGTCTCCAAGTTCTTAGCTCAAAAGGGTCACCGAATCTCCTTCATCTCCACCCCCAAAAACATCACTCGTCTCCGATCCTCCTCCTTTTCCCCGCTCATCGATTTCGTCGAGCTTCCTCTCCCTACCGTCGACGGCTTACCGGAATCCGCTGAGTCCACCTCCGAGCTACCAATCAACAAAGTCCCTTACCTCAAAAAAGCGAACGACTTGCTCAAGCCTTCAGTCACCCATTTCATCGAACACTCGGGCGTCAACTGGATCGTCCACGACTTCAATTGCTACTGGGTTCCCCAAGTCGCCACTCAGCTTGGAGTCAACTCAGTCTACTTCAGTGTCACCAACGCCAATTCCTTGGCTTTCGGCGGTCCTCCGTCCGAGTTACTTGGCAATAAACGCAGGCGGCCGGAGGACTTTACAGTCGTCCCCGAGTGGGTCGACTATCCTTCCAACGTTGCTTTTAAGCTGCATGAGGTGGTGAGCCATTGGGATTGCATGGACGACGAGGTCTCCGATTTTCAGAGACTCGCGGGTTCGATTCAAGATTGTAATTTTGTGACCATGCGGAGCTGCACCGAGTTCGAATCTGACGCTGTGAGTCTGCTCAGGAAGATCTACGGCAAACCAGTTGTTCCACTCGGGCTGCTGCCGCCAGTCTCAGCGCCGCATCAGCACGGCGTCGCTGACGATCGAGGGGATGAGACGTGGGAAGTGCTGAGAG GTTGGCTCGAAAATAAGAAACCGAACTCGGTGGTTTACATCGCATTCGGCACTGAGGTGACTCCGAGTCTAGAGTTGATGCACGAGTTGGCACATGGGATAGAGAAATCCGGGTTGCCCTTTATTTGGGTGGTCAACAATCGCCCGTTAGTGGAGGGCGTGTTGGGGGCTGATATCATTCCACCCGGGTTTCAAACTCGAGTGGAGGATCGAGGCTTGGTCTGGAGGGGTTGGGCCCCACAACTTAAGATTCTAGCTCATGCATCGATCGGAGGTTTCCTAACTCATTGCGGTTGGAGTTCAGTTGTTGAGGCACTACGGTTTGGGCgggttttgattttgttttcggGTGCTTATTCAGACCAACCGCTAAACGCAAGACTAATGCATGATAAGCGGGTCGGGTTGGAGATACCGAGGGACGAGCGAGACGGATCGTTTACGAGTGACTCGGTGGCGGAGTTGATTAGGCGAGTGATGGTGGAGAAAGAAGGTGAGTCAATAAG
- the LOC126606028 gene encoding UDP-glycosyltransferase 91C1-like isoform X5, with protein MESKDQKKLHIAMFPWLAYGHLMSYFEVSKFLAQKGHRISFISTPKNITRLRSSSFSPLIDFVELPLPTVDGLPESAESTSELPINKVPYLKKANDLLKPSVTHFIEHSGVNWIVHDFNCYWVPQVATQLGVNSVYFSVTNANSLAFGGPPSELLGNKRRRPEDFTVVPEWVDYPSNVAFKLHEVVSHWDCMDDEVSDFQRLAGSIQDCNFVTMRSCTEFESDAVSLLRKIYGKPVVPLGLLPPVSAPHQHGVADDRGDETWEVLRGWLENKKPNSVVYIAFGTEVTPGLELMHELAHGIEKSGLPFIWVVNNRPLVEGVLGADIIPPGFQTRVEDRGLVWRGWAPQLKILAHASVGGFLTHCGWSSVVEALRFGRVLILFSGAYSDQPLNARLMHDKRVGLEIPRDEQDGSFTSESVAELIRRVVAEKEGESIRSNAWAMKEIFGNLELNNTCLDEFTRVLETWPPSG; from the coding sequence ATGGAGAGCAAAGATCAGAAGAAACTTCACATAGCCATGTTCCCATGGCTAGCGTACGGCCACCTAATGTCATATTTCGAGGTCTCCAAGTTCTTAGCTCAAAAGGGTCACCGAATCTCCTTCATCTCCACCCCCAAAAACATCACTCGTCTCCGATCCTCCTCCTTTTCCCCGCTCATCGATTTCGTCGAGCTTCCTCTCCCTACCGTCGACGGCTTACCGGAATCCGCTGAGTCCACCTCCGAGCTACCAATCAACAAAGTCCCTTACCTCAAAAAAGCGAACGACTTGCTCAAGCCTTCAGTCACCCATTTCATCGAACACTCGGGCGTCAACTGGATCGTCCACGACTTCAATTGCTACTGGGTTCCCCAAGTCGCCACTCAGCTTGGAGTCAACTCAGTCTACTTCAGTGTCACCAACGCCAATTCCTTGGCTTTCGGCGGTCCTCCGTCCGAGTTACTTGGCAATAAACGCAGGCGGCCGGAGGACTTTACAGTCGTCCCCGAGTGGGTCGACTATCCTTCCAACGTTGCTTTTAAGCTGCATGAGGTGGTGAGCCATTGGGATTGCATGGACGACGAGGTCTCCGATTTTCAGAGACTCGCGGGTTCGATTCAAGATTGTAATTTTGTGACCATGCGGAGCTGCACCGAGTTCGAATCTGACGCTGTGAGTCTGCTCAGGAAGATCTACGGCAAACCAGTTGTTCCACTCGGGCTGCTGCCGCCAGTCTCAGCGCCGCATCAGCACGGCGTCGCTGACGATCGAGGGGATGAGACGTGGGAAGTGCTGAGAGGTTGGCTCGAAAATAAGAAACCGAACTCGGTGGTTTACATCGCATTCGGCACTGAGGTGACTCCGGGTCTAGAGTTGATGCACGAGTTGGCACATGGGATAGAGAAATCCGGGTTGCCCTTTATCTGGGTGGTCAACAATCGCCCGTTAGTGGAGGGTGTGTTGGGGGCTGATATCATTCCACCCGGGTTTCAAACTCGAGTGGAGGATCGAGGCTTGGTCTGGAGGGGTTGGGCCCCACAACTTAAGATTCTAGCTCATGCATCGGTCGGAGGTTTCCTAACTCATTGCGGTTGGAGTTCAGTTGTTGAGGCACTACGATTTGGGCgggttttgattttgttttcggGTGCTTATTCAGACCAACCGCTGAACGCCAGACTAATGCATGATAAGCGGGTCGGGTTGGAGATACCGAGGGACGAGCAAGACGGATCGTTTACGAGTGAATCGGTGGCGGAGTTGATTAGGCGAGTGGTGGCGGAGAAAGAAGGTGAGTCAATAAG
- the LOC126606028 gene encoding UDP-glycosyltransferase 91C1-like isoform X2 — protein MESKDQKKLHIAMFPWLAYGHLMSYFEVSKFLAQKGHRISFISTPKNITRLRSSSFSPLIDFVELPLPTVDGLPESAESTSELPINKVPYLKKAYDLLKPSVTHFIEHSGVNWIVHDFICYWVPRVATQLGVNSVYFSVTNANSLVFIGSPSELLSNKRRRPEDFTVVPEWVDYPSNVAFKLHEMVTHWDCMDDEVSDFQRLAGAIQDCNFVTMRSCTEFESDAVSLLRKIYGKPVVPLGLLPPVSAAHQHGVADDRGDETWEVLRGWLENKKPNSVVYIAFGTEVTPSLELMHELAHGIEKSGLPFIWVVNNRPLVEGVLGADIIPPGFQTRVEDRGLVWRGWAPQLKILAHASIGGFLTHCGWSSVVEALRFGRVLILFSGAYSDQPLNARLMHDKRVGLEIPRDERDGSFTSDSVAELIRRVMVEKEGESIRSNAWAMKEIFGNVELNNRCLDEFTRTLETWPTST, from the exons ATGGAGAGCAAAGATCAGAAGAAACTTCACATAGCCATGTTCCCATGGCTAGCGTACGGCCACCTAATGTCATATTTCGAGGTCTCCAAGTTCTTAGCTCAAAAGGGTCACCGAATCTCCTTCATCTCCACCCCCAAAAACATCACTCGTCTCCGATCCTCCTCCTTTTCCCCGCTCATCGATTTCGTCGAGCTTCCTCTCCCTACCGTCGACGGCTTACCGGAATCCGCTGAGTCCACCTCCGAGCTACCAATCAACAAAGTCCCTTAC CTTAAAAAAGCATACGACTTGCTCAAGCCTTCAGTCACCCATTTCATCGAACACTCGGGCGTCAACTGGATCGTCCACGACTTCATTTGCTACTGGGTTCCCCGAGTCGCCACTCAGCTCGGAGTCAACTCGGTCTACTTCAGCGTCACCAACGCCAATTCCTTGGTTTTCATCGGTTCTCCGTCCGAGTTACTCAGCAATAAACGCAGGCGGCCGGAGGACTTTACTGTCGTCCCCGAGTGGGTCGACTATCCTTCCAACGTTGCTTTTAAACTGCATGAGATGGTGACCCACTGGGATTGCATGGACGACGAGGTCTCCGATTTTCAGAGACTCGCAGGTGCGATTCAAGATTGTAATTTTGTGACTATGCGGAGCTGCACCGAGTTCGAATCTGACGCTGTAAGTCTGCTCAGGAAGATCTACGGCAAACCAGTTGTTCCACTCGGGCTGCTGCCGCCAGTCTCAGCGGCGCATCAGCACGGCGTCGCTGATGATCGAGGGGATGAGACGTGGGAAGTGCTGAGAGGTTGGCTCGAAAATAAGAAACCGAACTCGGTGGTTTACATCGCATTCGGCACTGAGGTGACTCCGAGTCTAGAGTTGATGCACGAGTTGGCACATGGGATAGAGAAATCCGGGTTGCCCTTTATTTGGGTGGTCAACAATCGCCCGTTAGTGGAGGGCGTGTTGGGGGCTGATATCATTCCACCCGGGTTTCAAACTCGAGTGGAGGATCGAGGCTTGGTCTGGAGGGGTTGGGCCCCACAACTTAAGATTCTAGCTCATGCATCGATCGGAGGTTTCCTAACTCATTGCGGTTGGAGTTCAGTTGTTGAGGCACTACGGTTTGGGCgggttttgattttgttttcggGTGCTTATTCAGACCAACCGCTAAACGCAAGACTAATGCATGATAAGCGGGTCGGGTTGGAGATACCGAGGGACGAGCGAGACGGATCGTTTACGAGTGACTCGGTGGCGGAGTTGATTAGGCGAGTGATGGTGGAGAAAGAAGGTGAGTCAATAAGGTCAAATGCATGGGCCATGAAGGAGATCTTTGGCAACGTAGAGTTGAACAACAGGTGCTTGGACGAATTCACTCGAACCCTTGAAACCTGGCCCACTTCAACCTAA
- the LOC126606139 gene encoding uncharacterized protein LOC126606139: MKLQIRDKEAEIDHVDRGDPLDVFDIVAEDDDTEGNQLYQWIRPFHLDDDEGNPALRVTGEARNEGINIERVLDEEVRSSSADSLEELLRPRPRNTGIPPSSNPTQPQDPADTNDNSSTKSGDSPTTGGKNDEGYSGAGGSGGYENYVGPPSEFMSPFTGETNFTHVTQDEDHGSRRAGPVP; the protein is encoded by the coding sequence atgaagcttcaaattcgagataaggaagcagaaatagatcatgtcgaccgtggtgacccactagatgtgtttgatattgttgctgaagatgatgatacagagggtaaccaactttatcaatggattagaccttttcatttagatgatgatgaaggcaacccagctctaAGAGTTACTggagaagcacgtaatgaagggataaatatagaaagagtattagatgAGGAGGTaagatctagcagcgctgactctttggaagaacttttgcgcccaagaccaagaaacactggaattccaccttcttccaatcctacacaaccacaagatcctgctgatactaatgataacTCTAGTACAaaatcaggagactcacctaccaccggaggtaagaatgatgaaggatatagtggagctggaggtagtggtggataTGAAAACTATGTTGGACCACCTTCCGAATTTATGAGCCCATTCACTGGTGAGACAAACTTCACGCATGTAACACAGGAtgaggaccatggcagtaggcgggcaggaccagtgCCATAG